gaaattaatggCATACATAAAGTAGCCAGCGAAATGGGTAGGTAACACACattgtacatattttaaactaaCTAAGATTAACGATGGTTAGGCTCACAGGGAACGTAAATCGAATTTTCTCTTTTATGCGAGAAATCGATATGCACGCAcgtcagataaaaaaaaatataaaataaaagaaaaataaaatttaatgcaaaatggcattataaaaaaaaagtaaaataaaataaacatatcaaaaaataaaaaatataacacccAAATAATGATGAGGTTCCTTTTGCTTACTAATGGGACTCTGAGACCTTGTCGGCTGATACTCCACTGAGATCTTCCTCTTTTCCGTCATCGCCAGCGTCATCATCGTtatcaaaatcatcatcatcaacaacATCAATTTCAACATCCCCATCATCAACATCTAAGTCTTCTTCCATTAGTACTTCCATTTCAATTTCCTGTACTTTAGTATCTACATCTGGTTTTTCCTCCATAACCAGACTATGTCTCATTTGTGCCATGGACTTCGTTTCTTTGTCCTTCATTACCTCCGAACGCTCTGGGATTACTTGGGAGAGCGCTAAATCTTTCATCAAAGATTTCTGCATCTCAACTTTACTTGCTGCCAATTTCTTTTCAATATCATCCTCTGGCACTTCTTCCTGTTCTTCCTCTACAGCTATTTCTTCCGATTGATAAGAAGATGCCACAAAAGATTCTATACTTTCATTTATAACCACTTCCTTTTGCGAATTCAGAGGTAACACTTTAATACTAGGCACGGTATCGATGCTGCCTCCCAGAGTAGAGCGGGACTCTGACTCCAATGGTGGTCTCGCATCTTCAGCCGGAATGGTGCCGTTTTTCATAGAAATAATTGCACTGGGAACAGATGACACTACAGGGGCCTTTTTCTTCGTTGGCTTAGGAACAAAACCCAGATCACCTTCTTCATATATTTTACTAAATGAACCTATTGTGCCCACGGAGTCTGATTGTTCAAGTTCACGGAACTGTGATACAATTTCCAACAAATGTGAAAGCAAAACGTGCCTATCCATAACTTCTGTTGACTCTTCAGTTGATGCCCATTTGTCCAATTTTAGAGCCGCTTGGATAGCGATTGCTGCTTctttaaggatttttttcaatttatcacGTTCTTTGGACATTTTTGCCGCTTCAACTACTGCTTTATTTTGATCACTTACGCGAGCATGTAAGTTTTGTTCCAGTACACGCACTTGAAAGCCAAGATTGACATTTTCTTTAGTCAATCGTTCAATTTTTCCTTGCAGTACTTCGAAGTTATaagtttttctttcaaataaggctttttctttcttcattgATTCAAATGCTTTAGTTAGCTGATCAATT
The nucleotide sequence above comes from Helicoverpa zea isolate HzStark_Cry1AcR chromosome 10, ilHelZeax1.1, whole genome shotgun sequence. Encoded proteins:
- the LOC124633768 gene encoding cilia- and flagella-associated protein 157-like, which translates into the protein MAPKKDKGNKNDEKGGVFTEVERTFMELQLADCNRKVARLRSAVEEYEARIEELQKAYAKLDEDRADIIAYLKRTLTVKSEENIELKEKVKGLEEIRQIENERFNETTQQLEKDFIFMKEQLTSENKLLAGKLNTLEEFRAIRDDLMRKFENQEQEFQDQEMKYKRLIYESEKKFIIGKDNLKKEMEARLLQLAQDFQDATELRVAASTHRVIRENIAINNELENILNSQVRLSTQNESFKEVMRKAQVSKELAEEERDKAINKSVVQLKVIDQLTKAFESMKKEKALFERKTYNFEVLQGKIERLTKENVNLGFQVRVLEQNLHARVSDQNKAVVEAAKMSKERDKLKKILKEAAIAIQAALKLDKWASTEESTEVMDRHVLLSHLLEIVSQFRELEQSDSVGTIGSFSKIYEEGDLGFVPKPTKKKAPVVSSVPSAIISMKNGTIPAEDARPPLESESRSTLGGSIDTVPSIKVLPLNSQKEVVINESIESFVASSYQSEEIAVEEEQEEVPEDDIEKKLAASKVEMQKSLMKDLALSQVIPERSEVMKDKETKSMAQMRHSLVMEEKPDVDTKVQEIEMEVLMEEDLDVDDGDVEIDVVDDDDFDNDDDAGDDGKEEDLSGVSADKVSESH